One Thermosphaera aggregans DNA segment encodes these proteins:
- the pheT gene encoding phenylalanine--tRNA ligase subunit beta, with the protein MPTIRVSIRDLERLLGKQLSGEDVKKYLPFLKCEIEMLENDLLEYEANHDRPDIFSAEGLARGLRPFMGLASKELQFKPSSVKGFAEDIPERPYVALAVVRDLSLDDEAVRQIMQLQEKLASTYGRDRRKASIGVYDLDKITPPVYYKLADPDSTFFIPLEASREMSLRKALEETKQGQLYGYIIAGMRKYPVLADSTGQILSLAPIVNGETSKVDVRTRNILIDSTSIDKETAINLVTIMALNIAERSSSGIVEIVEVSTPTGEKIVSPKTEAQILVLNVDEVNGLLGTRLEADDIAQLLRNHYYEIIQNDGKKLKVKVPLFRLDVKSWVDVAEDVSISLGYHVLGAEADSLPPSTHPGRIHPIEAFSRKIRDILIGMGYTEVSNYIMSNEFTQLTRFGLKTSMYLVSNPKSERFTGLRVWLTPGLLDAVVENSSKQSVIKIFEVGDVIMPGEGEGEPVVERKLGVAISHEKSTLTDGLSLIASIFDLINAEYKFLRDKNEGFLEERFTSIYVNGERVGFVGEIHPKILYELGVANPVVVAEVSLSKLIKLIQQY; encoded by the coding sequence ATGCCAACGATAAGGGTAAGCATCAGGGATTTGGAGAGATTATTGGGCAAACAACTATCGGGCGAGGATGTAAAGAAGTACTTGCCATTCCTCAAATGCGAGATTGAAATGCTGGAGAATGACTTGCTCGAGTACGAGGCAAATCATGACAGGCCCGACATATTCAGCGCAGAAGGATTGGCGAGAGGATTACGACCCTTCATGGGGCTAGCTTCAAAGGAGTTGCAGTTCAAACCATCCAGTGTGAAAGGATTCGCTGAGGACATACCTGAAAGACCCTATGTTGCCCTAGCAGTTGTAAGGGATCTTAGCCTAGATGATGAAGCGGTTAGGCAAATAATGCAGCTTCAGGAAAAGCTAGCCTCAACCTACGGTAGGGATCGAAGAAAAGCGAGCATAGGAGTCTACGACCTTGACAAGATAACTCCCCCTGTTTACTATAAATTAGCTGATCCTGACAGTACGTTTTTCATACCTTTAGAAGCCTCAAGGGAAATGAGCTTGAGAAAAGCTCTGGAAGAGACTAAGCAGGGGCAATTATATGGATATATCATAGCCGGCATGAGGAAGTACCCGGTCCTAGCTGATTCTACCGGTCAAATACTAAGCCTTGCACCCATCGTTAATGGGGAAACCTCGAAAGTAGATGTTAGAACTAGAAACATATTGATAGACTCCACGAGCATTGATAAGGAAACGGCAATCAATTTAGTGACGATCATGGCTTTGAACATAGCGGAGAGGTCATCATCAGGAATTGTGGAGATAGTGGAAGTATCAACCCCCACTGGTGAAAAAATAGTTTCCCCCAAGACTGAGGCTCAAATACTGGTTTTAAACGTGGACGAGGTTAATGGGTTATTAGGGACACGGCTAGAAGCTGACGATATTGCTCAACTACTGAGAAACCACTACTACGAAATCATTCAGAATGATGGTAAAAAATTGAAAGTCAAAGTACCATTGTTCAGGCTGGATGTTAAATCATGGGTTGATGTTGCCGAAGACGTTTCTATTTCACTAGGATACCATGTATTAGGGGCCGAGGCTGACTCGTTGCCTCCGTCAACTCATCCAGGTAGGATTCACCCTATCGAAGCGTTTTCACGGAAAATAAGGGATATTTTAATCGGAATGGGTTACACGGAGGTATCCAACTACATTATGAGCAACGAGTTTACCCAATTAACAAGATTTGGCTTGAAAACCAGCATGTACCTGGTTTCTAACCCTAAATCTGAAAGATTCACCGGATTGAGAGTTTGGCTGACACCTGGATTGCTAGATGCTGTCGTAGAGAACTCAAGCAAGCAATCAGTAATCAAAATCTTCGAGGTAGGAGACGTTATAATGCCGGGAGAAGGCGAAGGAGAACCTGTGGTGGAGAGAAAGCTTGGAGTAGCAATATCCCATGAGAAATCTACACTCACAGATGGCTTATCGCTAATAGCTTCTATTTTCGACCTTATTAATGCAGAATATAAGTTTCTTAGAGATAAAAATGAAGGGTTCCTGGAGGAGAGATTTACATCTATATATGTAAACGGGGAAAGGGTTGGTTTCGTAGGAGAAATACATCCCAAGATACTCTATGAGCTAGGCGTTGCCAATCCGGTAGTGGTGGCTGAGGTAAGTCTTTCCAAACTTATTAAGCTTATTCAACAATATTAA
- a CDS encoding phenylalanine--tRNA ligase subunit alpha, translating into MLGEVYLTARQNRIVSLVLNGIYDLEKVSQHLGVKPEDIMRDITELSNKGLIVIHREVEKKLKITRIGKLYMEKGLPEKIVLSYYNECVDKRIEALTNCLSEKTGLDRDEISIGIQYIVKAKCGKILEGSLILGDPLICQQLLASAKHVEEVLRSIDREVKVSEEELADLRKRKMVEIVEKRVLRISPTPLLQELASKGLIKEKEIVTVVKPSMALELDKYVVKEFDLSIPVPRLPSVRKHPFMEFIDDLRDIMVSLGFEEVKGPHVEAEFWNFDVLYQAQDHPAREIHDTFFVKSDARASISSQLMERARRVHEKGWGYKWSPERAMRLVLRSQTTAVSARAIFERGEGEYRVFTIDRVFRPENLDAKHSMEFYQLDGIIVGKNVNFKHLLYFFKELAAALGIKEVWFKPGYFPFTEPSVEGYIRHPKLGWVEVFPGGVFRPEVMEILGAPGVKAVAWGIGVDRLAMQVLGIDDIRLLFTTDIEALKNMKYLGLPYKFSKTSGRNVGVAEYPQ; encoded by the coding sequence ATGCTGGGCGAAGTATATTTAACGGCTAGGCAAAACAGGATCGTGAGCTTAGTCCTCAATGGGATATATGATTTAGAAAAAGTGTCTCAACACCTTGGAGTGAAGCCCGAGGATATAATGAGGGATATAACGGAGTTGAGCAATAAGGGCTTGATAGTTATTCACAGAGAGGTGGAGAAGAAGTTAAAGATTACTAGAATCGGGAAACTCTACATGGAGAAAGGGTTGCCTGAGAAAATCGTTCTATCCTATTATAATGAATGCGTTGATAAGAGGATTGAAGCATTAACGAACTGCTTATCCGAGAAAACCGGGTTAGACCGTGATGAAATCTCTATAGGGATACAGTACATTGTGAAAGCAAAGTGTGGTAAAATATTGGAAGGCTCACTGATCTTGGGAGACCCGTTAATCTGCCAACAACTCCTGGCCTCCGCAAAACATGTCGAAGAAGTATTGCGTAGCATTGATAGAGAGGTTAAGGTTTCCGAAGAGGAATTGGCGGATTTAAGAAAGAGAAAAATGGTGGAGATTGTTGAGAAGAGGGTTTTAAGAATAAGTCCAACACCCTTACTGCAAGAATTGGCTAGTAAGGGTTTGATCAAGGAGAAGGAAATAGTAACCGTCGTGAAACCATCAATGGCACTTGAACTAGACAAGTATGTGGTTAAAGAATTCGATCTTTCAATCCCTGTTCCAAGGCTCCCGAGCGTGAGGAAGCACCCATTCATGGAGTTTATAGATGATTTAAGGGATATAATGGTTTCCTTAGGTTTCGAGGAGGTTAAAGGCCCTCATGTTGAAGCAGAGTTTTGGAATTTCGACGTGCTTTACCAGGCTCAGGACCACCCTGCCAGGGAGATACACGATACTTTCTTCGTTAAAAGCGATGCCAGAGCTTCTATTTCCAGCCAGCTTATGGAGAGGGCTAGGAGGGTTCACGAGAAAGGATGGGGGTATAAGTGGAGTCCTGAGAGAGCGATGAGGCTTGTCTTGCGTAGTCAAACAACAGCAGTATCTGCTAGAGCCATTTTCGAGAGAGGAGAGGGCGAGTACAGGGTTTTCACGATCGACAGGGTTTTCCGCCCCGAGAATCTGGATGCCAAGCACAGTATGGAGTTCTACCAGCTTGACGGGATTATTGTTGGGAAAAACGTGAACTTTAAACACTTGCTTTACTTCTTCAAGGAACTCGCTGCAGCCCTTGGGATAAAAGAGGTGTGGTTTAAACCAGGCTACTTCCCCTTTACCGAGCCGAGCGTTGAAGGATATATAAGGCATCCTAAGCTTGGATGGGTTGAGGTTTTCCCGGGCGGAGTGTTCAGGCCCGAGGTTATGGAAATTCTCGGAGCTCCTGGAGTTAAAGCGGTTGCATGGGGTATTGGTGTTGACAGGCTTGCCATGCAGGTTTTGGGAATTGATGACATAAGATTACTGTTTACAACGGACATAGAGGCTTTAAAGAACATGAAGTACCTCGGCCTACCTTACAAGTTTTCAAAGACCAGTGGGAGGAACGTTGGAGTTGCGGAATATCCTCAATGA
- a CDS encoding cation:proton antiporter, translating to MAAMIVFYIYVGWLFSKLLGIYFKMKDLGELPGYILGSLIIAMFFHGLVNHEDLSLVAEISSILIVFHAGLTSDFTEVLENFKKALVMSLSAVFTTFMIVTSTLLYLDFPLETALLIAILFSNTATETTALALEKLGTQLKNLLVSASFIDDIIVLFIATAYFNLLKGAGGLDFILSLFISITMLAIIMQVGKFRERFARFFIKMSKSHESFVDITITVLTGMVALSLVFKGSGLIAAYLAGLLISIGAAIKDPLLRFKPRIIDFSVMLDSFIDSVFIPLFLIYVSPLIVRPGLNLAFIILIFAGAVLGKFLPYFFFIRRDQRFREDAVVAGLCMSGRGVLEMVLVVHGMSLGLLPEMLVNSILVVSVSTSLFAMFSTGLWRRRIS from the coding sequence ATGGCGGCTATGATTGTCTTTTACATCTACGTTGGCTGGCTTTTCTCAAAGCTTTTAGGGATTTATTTTAAGATGAAGGATTTAGGGGAGCTTCCCGGATATATACTGGGCTCCCTGATAATCGCGATGTTCTTCCATGGCTTGGTTAATCATGAAGATCTAAGCCTAGTTGCGGAGATTTCTTCAATACTAATAGTATTTCATGCTGGTTTAACCAGCGATTTCACGGAGGTCTTGGAGAACTTTAAAAAAGCATTAGTAATGTCTCTTTCCGCGGTATTTACCACTTTCATGATTGTTACGTCTACACTCCTCTACCTGGATTTTCCCTTGGAAACAGCCTTATTGATCGCTATTCTATTCTCTAACACTGCGACAGAGACTACGGCACTTGCTCTTGAGAAGCTTGGAACACAGTTGAAGAACCTACTGGTTTCCGCGAGCTTCATAGACGATATTATCGTGCTATTCATCGCAACAGCATATTTTAACCTGTTAAAAGGAGCTGGAGGGTTGGATTTCATCCTCTCATTATTCATCTCCATCACCATGTTGGCGATAATTATGCAGGTTGGAAAGTTTAGAGAAAGGTTTGCAAGATTCTTCATTAAAATGTCTAAATCGCATGAATCTTTTGTCGACATAACGATCACTGTTTTAACCGGCATGGTCGCTTTATCCCTGGTGTTTAAGGGAAGCGGGCTCATCGCAGCTTATTTAGCGGGCCTCCTTATTTCGATTGGCGCAGCAATAAAGGATCCTCTTCTCAGATTTAAGCCGAGAATAATAGATTTCAGCGTAATGCTCGATAGCTTTATAGACTCCGTGTTTATACCATTGTTCCTCATATATGTCTCCCCACTAATAGTTAGGCCAGGATTGAATTTAGCATTTATAATTCTCATATTTGCTGGCGCAGTTCTAGGTAAATTCCTACCCTACTTCTTTTTCATAAGACGTGATCAACGATTCAGGGAAGACGCGGTTGTAGCCGGGCTGTGTATGAGTGGGAGAGGTGTTTTAGAAATGGTTCTAGTGGTTCATGGGATGAGTTTAGGGTTGTTGCCGGAAATGCTTGTTAATTCAATACTTGTCGTCTCCGTCTCCACGAGTTTGTTCGCGATGTTTTCTACTGGTTTATGGAGAAGAAGAATCAGCTAG
- a CDS encoding radical SAM protein gives MKLSIDYAYGVHPSRCFGLTLGLDILLPPKKCPLDCSWCPLGKTVDRTRTAKEQEVNLGKIVEELKELYEYIGTLARKVYVWGFGDPLLNRRISEAVKAVRAESQADKVIIHTSGLLLPQYYSSGLFEDVDEFVIPFEWASEIRLEFGWEPAVSITTFLEILSEFNRRYPGKLGLEITVFKFAGSLTPSTESLREIAKQARRVGAERIYLKTINRFVSEKIHSVNPRLISEYAEILEENGIKPVVCYGSVNFEPGIQKHGLIRLVYNHILRKPLSFRELRSIYGDNGVISAENLVTMKKAVKTAWEKEVYYRGVI, from the coding sequence TTGAAGCTAAGTATAGACTATGCTTACGGTGTTCACCCCAGTAGATGTTTCGGGTTAACCCTGGGGCTGGACATACTTTTACCGCCCAAAAAATGCCCTCTTGACTGTTCGTGGTGCCCCCTGGGTAAAACGGTGGATAGAACCAGGACAGCGAAAGAGCAAGAGGTAAACCTTGGTAAGATTGTTGAAGAGTTAAAAGAGCTATACGAGTACATTGGTACGCTGGCTAGAAAGGTATATGTATGGGGTTTTGGAGACCCATTATTGAATCGCCGAATATCTGAAGCGGTCAAGGCTGTGAGAGCGGAAAGCCAAGCTGATAAAGTAATTATCCATACTTCAGGTCTTCTCCTACCCCAGTATTATTCTTCAGGGCTATTTGAAGACGTTGACGAATTTGTAATCCCATTTGAATGGGCCTCTGAGATAAGGCTCGAGTTTGGATGGGAACCTGCGGTGTCCATTACAACTTTTCTTGAAATACTGTCAGAGTTTAACAGGAGATACCCGGGGAAGCTGGGGCTTGAAATCACCGTTTTTAAGTTTGCAGGATCTTTAACACCTTCAACCGAGTCTTTGAGGGAGATCGCAAAGCAGGCGCGAAGGGTTGGCGCGGAAAGAATTTATTTGAAAACCATTAACCGTTTTGTAAGCGAGAAGATACACTCAGTCAACCCCAGGTTGATAAGTGAATATGCTGAAATACTGGAGGAGAATGGGATTAAGCCGGTTGTCTGTTACGGTAGCGTTAACTTCGAACCAGGCATCCAAAAGCACGGCTTGATTAGACTCGTGTATAACCATATTTTGAGAAAACCCTTAAGTTTCAGGGAGTTGAGAAGTATTTACGGCGATAATGGAGTGATCTCAGCGGAAAACCTTGTAACTATGAAGAAAGCTGTGAAAACCGCTTGGGAAAAAGAAGTGTACTATCGCGGCGTGATCTAG
- a CDS encoding RsmB/NOP family class I SAM-dependent RNA methyltransferase: MRNDREPYKIRLFLTSLLRTILNKPVGFDEAVRTTMRRIKLDKREKRSAYIHAYQTIVNYYGLKYLAEKKGLGEGVKAIVNLLEKLNYNFETYLELMDEITQEMPIEERLAKKYSYPLWVVKELLKHLPVSEVEKTLRNLNEKKRWARVNTVNATLEEALECLENEGVRFQRHPKFEDFLRITDPFYPIGGSKCFRKGLLIPEDLSSYVLVESVMKYVASPLLDSCSAPGVKLFHILSKNATLRAIAVDYSSKRLLYAVEILKTYVNQGRILLINGDSRILAYKNRFSTIVLDAPCSGSGAVYGDPSVKLRLSREHVRRYALIQYELMKNVIKQGENIVYTTCSILPIEGEMIVQRIYKEARAVLQDLVGDYIDPAYPGYDVSYKTFRIYPHKVEGQGFFISVLRGVR; encoded by the coding sequence ATGAGGAATGATCGGGAGCCTTATAAGATCCGGCTCTTCCTAACCTCGTTGTTGAGGACTATATTGAACAAGCCTGTTGGTTTCGATGAAGCGGTTAGAACCACTATGCGAAGGATTAAACTAGACAAGCGCGAGAAAAGATCAGCCTATATTCATGCTTACCAAACTATTGTAAACTACTATGGTTTGAAATACCTGGCTGAGAAAAAAGGGTTAGGTGAGGGTGTAAAAGCCATTGTTAACCTGCTTGAAAAGCTTAACTACAACTTCGAAACCTATTTGGAGTTGATGGATGAAATTACTCAAGAGATGCCTATTGAAGAGAGACTTGCAAAGAAGTATAGCTATCCGTTATGGGTTGTGAAAGAGCTTCTAAAACATCTCCCTGTGAGCGAGGTTGAGAAAACCCTCCGAAACCTGAACGAGAAAAAGAGATGGGCCCGCGTCAACACTGTGAACGCTACATTGGAGGAGGCGCTGGAATGCTTGGAGAATGAGGGTGTGAGGTTTCAGCGCCACCCTAAGTTCGAGGATTTCTTGAGGATTACGGATCCGTTCTACCCGATAGGGGGTTCTAAATGTTTCAGGAAAGGGTTGTTGATACCTGAGGATTTAAGTTCTTATGTTCTAGTTGAGAGCGTGATGAAATATGTGGCTTCCCCTCTCCTCGACTCATGTTCGGCACCTGGTGTTAAACTATTTCATATATTATCAAAGAATGCAACATTGAGAGCTATTGCAGTGGACTACTCTAGTAAGAGATTGTTGTATGCCGTGGAAATCTTGAAAACGTATGTTAACCAAGGAAGAATTCTATTGATCAACGGTGACTCCAGGATTCTCGCATACAAAAATAGATTTTCAACCATAGTACTCGACGCCCCTTGCTCAGGCTCCGGCGCAGTCTATGGTGATCCAAGCGTTAAATTGAGACTCTCAAGGGAACATGTACGAAGATATGCTCTTATCCAGTATGAATTGATGAAAAATGTTATTAAACAAGGTGAAAACATCGTTTACACAACCTGTAGCATACTCCCTATTGAAGGAGAAATGATTGTGCAGAGGATTTATAAGGAAGCACGCGCTGTGCTTCAAGATCTAGTCGGCGACTACATAGATCCAGCATATCCCGGGTATGATGTCTCTTATAAAACCTTTCGAATCTATCCCCATAAAGTAGAGGGACAAGGGTTTTTCATCAGCGTTCTCAGAGGTGTTAGGTGA
- a CDS encoding M28 family peptidase, which translates to MIHELVSKYMENLHASMARDLLNIITRYHRIQGSRELNLAVEELKEVLSGMGLSTRVLKIAPGGTKGFMEIPASWNLKNAFLEVKVGNTVIEKFHSKDYPTLVAAHSPPGEGCGELSICTNEKCEGDVVLAKGYVYDLYKTIDARLILVYDPKRFRDAVPYTGLFISREEVLDKVVMNIPYTTALRLQSMLIENPARKITVCWRVESEYSGEGILALVACNTEEPAVLYTSHICHPKPGAHDNASGSVANALIAFAIANSRNEAYIPSCHAWVPEYTGTIFLKNALKNPPKAVINLDMVGSNQGVTGSTLNIVMPPLIIDSTIAPYAYLAVKYVMDTASSFGGFKLPGVRYSITPYTAGSDHDVTIGWGWDSVMYNEWPSKYYHTNMDALSTLSVTSLIQISLASLVAGSLYYQKFKTDQVRARFKEYLKAWYGMESLKTGITPTLISSLIDSERMPVRDKVNELETPISLRLLYKKMDRDMFLRLREIRGANTYLSLYAPLGYKNGVENLMELFKQENLIGWTKNEEIIINNAWSIIKDEILK; encoded by the coding sequence TTGATTCATGAACTAGTCTCGAAGTACATGGAGAACTTGCACGCGTCGATGGCGAGGGACCTCCTCAACATTATCACGAGATACCATAGGATTCAGGGTTCTAGGGAGTTAAACCTGGCGGTTGAGGAGTTAAAAGAAGTTCTAAGTGGGATGGGTCTTTCAACCAGGGTGCTGAAAATAGCTCCAGGCGGTACAAAAGGATTCATGGAAATCCCGGCGAGCTGGAATCTCAAAAACGCTTTCTTGGAAGTTAAAGTGGGAAACACTGTTATTGAGAAATTCCATTCTAAAGACTACCCTACACTCGTAGCCGCTCACTCGCCTCCTGGGGAGGGGTGTGGAGAATTATCCATATGTACGAATGAAAAGTGCGAGGGGGATGTTGTACTAGCTAAGGGATATGTCTATGATCTCTACAAGACCATTGATGCCAGGCTCATCCTGGTGTATGACCCGAAGAGGTTTAGAGATGCTGTCCCATACACCGGTCTTTTCATAAGTAGGGAGGAGGTTCTAGATAAGGTCGTGATGAACATACCCTATACCACAGCGCTTAGGCTTCAATCAATGCTTATTGAAAACCCTGCTAGAAAAATAACCGTATGCTGGAGGGTGGAGAGCGAATATAGCGGGGAGGGAATACTAGCATTAGTGGCTTGCAACACGGAGGAGCCAGCAGTATTGTATACAAGCCATATATGCCACCCAAAACCAGGCGCGCACGACAACGCCAGTGGTAGTGTTGCGAACGCGTTAATAGCTTTCGCAATTGCTAACTCGAGAAACGAGGCCTACATCCCCTCCTGTCATGCATGGGTTCCCGAGTACACGGGCACTATATTCTTGAAAAACGCTTTGAAAAACCCTCCCAAAGCTGTTATCAACTTAGACATGGTGGGGAGTAATCAAGGTGTTACAGGCTCAACCCTCAACATAGTAATGCCTCCCCTCATCATAGACTCGACAATAGCCCCGTACGCATACCTCGCTGTTAAATACGTCATGGACACTGCATCATCGTTCGGCGGGTTCAAACTCCCCGGGGTTCGCTACAGCATCACGCCGTACACTGCTGGAAGCGATCACGATGTGACAATTGGGTGGGGATGGGATAGTGTGATGTATAATGAGTGGCCTAGCAAATACTATCATACCAACATGGATGCTTTGTCAACCCTCTCTGTTACAAGCCTTATTCAAATTTCACTAGCATCGCTGGTGGCTGGAAGCTTGTACTATCAGAAGTTTAAGACAGACCAGGTGAGAGCAAGGTTCAAGGAATACCTTAAAGCATGGTATGGAATGGAGTCCTTGAAGACCGGGATAACCCCCACATTGATAAGTAGCTTGATAGATTCAGAAAGAATGCCAGTCCGGGACAAGGTAAACGAGCTTGAAACACCAATATCCCTGCGACTACTTTATAAGAAAATGGATAGGGACATGTTCCTACGTCTCAGAGAGATAAGAGGTGCCAACACCTATCTTTCACTATACGCCCCGCTCGGCTACAAGAACGGTGTTGAAAACTTAATGGAGTTGTTCAAGCAGGAAAACCTGATAGGTTGGACTAAGAACGAAGAAATCATTATTAACAACGCGTGGAGTATTATCAAGGATGAAATCTTAAAATAA